Proteins co-encoded in one Ranitomeya imitator isolate aRanImi1 unplaced genomic scaffold, aRanImi1.pri SCAFFOLD_508, whole genome shotgun sequence genomic window:
- the LOC138655074 gene encoding uncharacterized protein, with protein sequence MESQHFSAFSSQVADSVIDELIRTIPDNLDEFTRNTPDAVDEFISNYSDDFLNGFSVPTLECDTPGAEYSNTNAGVAAVWDLTQGIIDVDMFPEPTTTEHNQPPVEELMYQTPTPRNSPDSRAPKKQLGPAGKKGRACKLKPRRIFTKENIPELMESIAEAAEDATAIIHHTSLSPKRKVMRKTPPAPLQPLQITENGAAQAWPAIQTANGSVRAYPLSPICVVQDAGNPVPSDHREIPHPSTGQPSTIRVNDPALLYPEVLEVPRKHKRKTKHVTEPPTASCAVGATATMSREEYDREIDQLADDLWRVCRIHS encoded by the exons atggaatcccaacatttttcggctttttccagtcaagttgcggattcggtaatag atgaattaatcaggaccatccccgataatctagatgaatttaccaggaacacccccgatgctgtagatgaatttatcagcaactatagcgatgattttttaaacggcttcagcgtgcctactctggagtgtgatacacctggagctgagtatagtaacactaatgcaggtgtcgctgctgtgtgggatttgactcaaggcatcatag atgtcgacatgtttccagaaccaaccaccacggaacacaatcagccgcctgttgaggaactgatgtaccagacccccacgccgagaaacagccctgattctagagcacctaaaaaacagctcggaccggcggGCAAAAAAGGGAGAG cttgtaaactgaagcctagaagaattttcacaaaagagaatataccggagctaatggagagcatcgcagaagctgcagaagacgccacggcaatcattcaccacacatcgctatccc ctaagcgcaaagtcatgagaaaaacacctccagcacctctacagccgctacagatcaccgagaatggcgcagcacaagcgtggccggcgatacagacggctaatggatctgttagagcatatccgctatcaccgatctgcgtggtgcaggacgcaggaaaccctgtaccgtcggaccatcgtgaaataccccatccaagtaccggacagccatcgacaatccgtgtgaatgaccccgcgctactatatccagaagtgctcgaggtaccccgaaaacataagcggaaaacaaaacatgttacagagccaccaaccgcatcctgcgccgtgggtgccacagccacgatgagtcgtgaagagtatgatcgcgagattgatcagctcgctgatg atttgtggagggtctgccgaatacattcgtag